From a single Bacteroidales bacterium genomic region:
- a CDS encoding TetR/AcrR family transcriptional regulator, with amino-acid sequence MKKLEKAAWLEEGLKVLANDGFQKVTIDNLCFLLQITKGSFYHHFRNIDGYIEALMKYWLEKNTVNLIRATDMMVKIDEKFIRLNDLASSVSQKAEQVIRAWSFSNEIVRRYMQDVDNMRLDYLISLNKQIGMGAKEAENYATLEYGTMIGVQQLKPNISQEDFKNLYFVFRDNKLQKLRDRNNQK; translated from the coding sequence ATGAAAAAGTTAGAAAAGGCCGCATGGCTTGAAGAAGGCCTGAAAGTATTAGCGAATGATGGTTTCCAAAAGGTAACCATTGATAACCTTTGTTTTCTTTTACAAATCACTAAAGGATCATTTTACCATCACTTCAGGAATATTGATGGATATATCGAAGCTTTGATGAAATATTGGCTGGAAAAGAACACTGTTAATCTCATCAGGGCTACCGATATGATGGTTAAGATAGATGAAAAATTTATCAGGCTGAATGACCTTGCATCATCAGTTTCACAGAAAGCAGAACAGGTAATCCGTGCATGGAGTTTTTCAAATGAAATAGTACGGCGATATATGCAAGATGTTGATAATATGCGCTTGGATTACCTGATCAGTTTAAATAAGCAAATAGGAATGGGAGCAAAAGAAGCAGAGAATTATGCTACACTTGAATATGGTACAATGATCGGCGTACAACAATTAAAACCCAATATTTCACAAGAGGATTTTAAAAATCTGTATTTTGTTTTTCGC
- a CDS encoding GyrI-like domain-containing protein — translation MAEVIKTYIEKVPAQQFIGISYSSKDRDEKLTFGAKWTEWMEKGYFDTILKANPDMASDGTTYACMRMTDNGNDIDYRIGLVAPEDAQVPEGFSSIDLPAGELGVCWFRGNSQKNDIYLEQDKCAKALTDKGFTIHPGSFFFERYVPERFTEDQNENVILDVCLLS, via the coding sequence ATGGCAGAAGTCATCAAAACATATATAGAAAAAGTTCCTGCACAACAGTTTATCGGAATCAGTTACTCATCAAAAGACCGGGATGAAAAACTAACGTTTGGTGCAAAATGGACAGAATGGATGGAAAAAGGATATTTTGACACCATCCTGAAAGCCAATCCGGATATGGCTTCGGATGGAACCACTTATGCATGTATGCGGATGACTGATAACGGCAATGATATTGATTACCGGATTGGGCTGGTGGCTCCCGAAGATGCACAGGTCCCGGAAGGGTTCAGCAGTATTGACCTGCCTGCCGGAGAATTGGGCGTATGCTGGTTCAGGGGTAATAGTCAAAAAAATGATATTTACCTTGAACAAGACAAATGCGCCAAAGCACTAACGGATAAAGGTTTTACCATTCACCCGGGTTCGTTCTTTTTTGAACGTTATGTACCCGAACGGTTTACAGAAGATCAAAACGAAAATGTGATCCTGGATGTTTGTTTGCTGAGTTGA
- a CDS encoding ATP-binding cassette domain-containing protein, with product MSIIVQNITYLHPDRENLFHNISFTVQERDKIALIGNNGSGKSTLLKIIAGILTPAQGTVKVSSEPYYIPQHFGQFDEMTVAEALRVDKKLEAFYHILDGNVSDESLSVLNDDWSIEERCYAALSEWGLKDISFTQKMKDLSGGEKTKVFLSGTNIHQPEIILLDEPTNHLDTSSRDSLYRWMESTPCTMMVVSHDRTLLNLLHPIYELEKEEIVIYGGNYEFYKARKEEQLNALLNQVNEKEKQLRLAKKTAREALERKEKQNVRGQKRKEKENALPALMDKLKGKAEKSTAKLKGIHTHKIEGIGDELKQVQQKLPSNRIMKMDFEDASLHSGKILVTAQDINFAYGPHPLWHEALNFQIKSGERIHIEGKNGSGKTTLIKIILGELQPTSGTLKRSKFNAVYIDQDYSLVQNHLTVYEQGQLYNRDALPEHEVKTRLNRYLFNKDFWNKPCNVLSGGEKMRLVLCCLMISNHAPDLFILDEPTNNLDIQNIEILRSAINEYSGTVLVVSHDKYFLEEIGVDRNIQLN from the coding sequence ATGAGTATCATAGTCCAAAATATCACCTATCTACATCCTGATAGGGAAAACCTATTTCATAATATTAGTTTTACTGTACAGGAGCGGGATAAAATTGCCTTGATCGGAAATAACGGATCAGGAAAATCCACACTTTTAAAAATCATTGCCGGAATCCTGACACCTGCCCAGGGAACTGTAAAAGTCTCTTCTGAACCCTATTATATACCTCAGCATTTCGGACAGTTTGATGAGATGACGGTTGCAGAAGCTTTACGTGTTGATAAAAAACTGGAGGCTTTCTATCATATCCTGGATGGCAATGTGTCTGATGAGTCTCTCTCTGTACTGAATGATGATTGGAGTATCGAAGAAAGATGTTACGCGGCCCTTTCCGAATGGGGGCTTAAGGATATCTCATTCACACAAAAAATGAAAGATCTGAGCGGCGGTGAAAAAACTAAAGTTTTTCTTTCCGGAACCAATATTCATCAGCCGGAAATAATATTACTCGATGAACCGACCAATCATTTGGATACCAGCAGCAGGGATAGTTTATATCGTTGGATGGAATCTACTCCCTGTACCATGATGGTGGTCAGCCATGACCGTACATTACTGAACCTTCTGCATCCCATTTATGAACTGGAAAAGGAAGAGATCGTGATATACGGGGGAAATTATGAATTTTATAAAGCACGTAAAGAAGAACAACTGAATGCTTTATTGAATCAGGTGAATGAAAAAGAAAAGCAACTCAGGCTGGCTAAAAAGACGGCAAGAGAAGCACTTGAACGTAAGGAAAAACAAAATGTCAGGGGACAGAAAAGAAAGGAAAAAGAGAATGCCCTGCCTGCGTTAATGGATAAGCTAAAGGGGAAAGCCGAGAAAAGTACGGCAAAATTAAAAGGCATCCATACTCATAAGATAGAAGGGATCGGCGATGAATTGAAGCAAGTACAGCAGAAGCTTCCATCAAACAGGATCATGAAAATGGATTTTGAGGATGCTTCACTTCATTCCGGAAAGATTTTAGTCACAGCCCAGGACATCAATTTTGCTTATGGACCACATCCATTGTGGCATGAAGCGCTTAATTTTCAGATCAAAAGCGGAGAACGCATCCATATAGAAGGAAAAAACGGATCGGGAAAAACCACTTTGATCAAAATCATTTTGGGTGAACTTCAGCCAACATCGGGAACATTGAAGCGATCAAAATTCAATGCTGTGTATATTGATCAGGATTATTCGCTGGTACAAAATCATCTGACCGTTTATGAACAGGGACAATTGTATAACCGGGATGCATTACCGGAACATGAGGTAAAAACCCGGTTAAACAGGTATCTGTTCAATAAGGATTTTTGGAATAAACCGTGTAATGTGTTGAGCGGGGGAGAGAAAATGCGGTTGGTTTTGTGCTGCCTGATGATCAGCAATCATGCACCTGATCTCTTTATATTGGACGAGCCGACCAATAATCTGGATATTCAGAACATTGAGATATTAAGATCTGCTATCAATGAATATTCGGGTACGGTATTGGTAGTTTCCCATGATAAATACTTTTTAGAGGAAATAGGTGTGGACAGGAATATTCAACTGAACTGA
- a CDS encoding histidinol-phosphatase: MKTNYHTHTFFCDGKASAVNYIEEAIGKNFSILGFSAHAPVLFPTSWTLPLSSVKDYHAEIQHLKENYMDHLEIYCGLEADFFPDKMEQTRELYSGYSWDYIIGSIHFIGTYADGTGWCIDGPHDEFLTGWKEIAGNDPLLPIRWYFENTRNMVRTMKPDIIGHMDKIKIQYRPGCMIPETHPYFKEQVMNTLEEIAASDCVVEINTRGMQKGNTNDFYPGKWVIKEMYQMNIPVTISSDAHAAGMLDYGFDQAVATLKETGYRTVRIFKNKQWTDIPLL, from the coding sequence ATGAAAACCAATTACCATACCCATACTTTTTTTTGTGATGGGAAAGCTTCAGCAGTAAACTATATTGAAGAAGCAATCGGGAAAAATTTTTCTATTCTGGGTTTTTCTGCTCATGCACCGGTTCTTTTTCCCACTTCCTGGACTTTACCATTGTCATCTGTAAAAGATTATCATGCTGAGATTCAGCATCTCAAAGAAAACTATATGGATCATCTGGAAATATACTGTGGCCTTGAAGCCGACTTCTTTCCGGATAAGATGGAACAGACACGTGAGCTATATTCCGGTTATTCATGGGACTATATCATCGGATCCATACATTTTATCGGGACTTATGCAGACGGTACCGGTTGGTGTATTGATGGTCCACATGATGAATTCCTTACGGGGTGGAAAGAGATTGCCGGAAACGATCCGTTGCTTCCTATCCGCTGGTATTTCGAAAACACGAGGAATATGGTACGTACCATGAAACCGGATATTATTGGACACATGGATAAAATAAAAATACAATATCGACCGGGTTGTATGATCCCGGAAACCCACCCTTATTTTAAAGAGCAGGTGATGAATACATTGGAAGAGATCGCAGCTTCGGATTGTGTGGTAGAGATCAATACCCGTGGTATGCAAAAAGGCAATACCAATGACTTTTATCCCGGAAAGTGGGTCATTAAGGAAATGTATCAAATGAATATTCCGGTCACCATCAGTTCGGATGCTCATGCGGCCGGGATGCTTGATTATGGTTTTGACCAGGCAGTAGCAACCTTAAAGGAAACAGGATACCGCACAGTGCGGATATTTAAAAATAAACAATGGACAGATATTCCGTTGTTATAA
- a CDS encoding RNA polymerase sigma factor RpoD/SigA, which yields MRQLKISQQITSRSELSLDKYLSDISKLQLISVEEEVALSQRVRAGDMEALKKIVQANLRFVVSVSKQYQNLGLSLPDLINEGNVGLIKAAQRFDETRGFRFISYAVWWIRQSIIQALAEQSRTIRLPSHQITSLKKLQKVAMALEQEYEREPTISEISSAADQQPEEVKSLMSMSGHALSLDAPVAQDEATSMCDLMTDTDSASPDNELELESLCDEVNRALNSLPQREAMVIRMFFGLNGYHQHGVDDIAHTMDISAALVRRLKDRALSRLRTPKRARILKDYLE from the coding sequence ATGAGACAATTAAAAATTTCCCAACAGATCACTTCACGTTCGGAATTGTCACTAGATAAATACTTATCAGATATTTCAAAACTTCAATTAATATCTGTTGAAGAAGAAGTGGCTCTTTCACAGCGTGTAAGGGCTGGAGACATGGAAGCACTGAAAAAAATAGTCCAAGCAAATCTACGGTTTGTCGTATCGGTATCCAAACAATACCAAAACCTTGGATTGAGCCTTCCCGATTTAATCAATGAAGGAAATGTAGGCTTAATCAAGGCGGCTCAACGATTTGACGAAACCAGAGGTTTTCGTTTTATATCGTATGCCGTATGGTGGATCAGGCAATCAATCATCCAGGCTCTGGCTGAACAATCAAGAACCATCAGACTACCATCCCACCAGATTACAAGTCTGAAAAAATTACAGAAGGTGGCTATGGCCCTGGAACAGGAATATGAACGGGAACCAACGATCTCTGAGATTTCATCAGCAGCAGACCAGCAACCGGAAGAAGTAAAGTCATTGATGTCCATGTCAGGTCATGCATTATCTCTTGATGCCCCGGTGGCTCAGGATGAAGCTACCAGTATGTGCGATCTGATGACTGATACGGACAGTGCGAGCCCGGATAATGAACTGGAACTGGAATCCCTTTGTGATGAAGTCAACAGGGCTTTAAATTCCCTTCCCCAACGTGAAGCAATGGTCATCCGCATGTTCTTCGGGTTAAACGGCTATCATCAGCATGGAGTGGATGATATCGCCCATACGATGGATATCAGTGCCGCACTTGTAAGAAGGCTTAAAGACAGGGCATTGTCCAGGTTAAGAACACCGAAACGGGCAAGGATATTAAAGGATTACCTGGAATAA
- the hisA gene encoding 1-(5-phosphoribosyl)-5-[(5-phosphoribosylamino)methylideneamino]imidazole-4-carboxamide isomerase has product MIDIIPAIDLIDGKCVRLTQGDYTKKTIYNEDPLEVARRFEEAGIQRLHLVDLDGAKAQHIVNHKVLYQIASRTSLTIDFGGGLKTNDDLRIAFENGASMITGGSIAVKNPEIFMQWIHLYGPEKIILGADAKDGKIAVSGWTETVSLELSSFIGNYQEKGISQVICTDIGRDGMMQGPAIELYTNLLEQFPGLYLVASGGVSCMDDIYALQEAGIPAVITGKAIYEGKITLKDLSKLAQP; this is encoded by the coding sequence ATGATTGATATTATTCCTGCTATAGATCTGATTGATGGAAAATGCGTCCGGCTGACACAGGGCGATTACACGAAGAAAACCATTTATAACGAAGACCCGCTGGAAGTTGCCCGGCGTTTCGAAGAAGCCGGTATACAGCGATTGCATCTCGTGGACCTCGATGGAGCCAAAGCACAGCATATTGTCAACCACAAAGTATTGTATCAAATAGCTTCCCGGACATCATTGACCATAGACTTTGGCGGAGGATTAAAAACCAATGATGATTTACGGATAGCTTTTGAAAATGGAGCTTCCATGATCACGGGAGGAAGTATTGCCGTAAAAAATCCTGAAATCTTTATGCAATGGATCCATTTGTACGGACCGGAAAAGATCATCCTGGGTGCTGATGCTAAAGATGGAAAGATCGCAGTAAGCGGGTGGACGGAAACAGTATCACTGGAACTCTCTTCGTTTATCGGGAATTATCAGGAGAAAGGGATCAGTCAGGTCATCTGTACGGACATTGGACGTGACGGAATGATGCAAGGGCCTGCTATCGAATTGTATACTAATTTGCTGGAACAATTTCCCGGATTATATCTGGTCGCCAGTGGTGGAGTCAGTTGCATGGATGATATTTATGCATTACAGGAGGCCGGCATTCCGGCTGTTATTACCGGAAAGGCTATTTATGAAGGGAAAATCACGCTGAAGGATCTATCCAAGCTGGCCCAGCCCTAA
- a CDS encoding WbuC family cupin fold metalloprotein: protein MIIINEELLNDVTRKAKLSPRKRMNYNFHPQLDDPLQRMLNCLEPETYIRPHKHENPDKCEAFIVLRGKVLVLEFDDHGRVTSHTVLEARKGTYGAEIAPRIFHCIIPLEEGTVVYEVKDGPYSPLNDKNFAEWAPEEGTEGCKEYQENLIRKYGKN from the coding sequence ATGATCATTATCAACGAAGAATTATTGAATGATGTTACCCGGAAAGCAAAACTATCTCCCCGGAAACGGATGAACTATAACTTCCACCCGCAGCTGGATGATCCGTTGCAAAGAATGTTGAATTGTCTGGAACCGGAAACTTATATCCGGCCTCATAAACATGAAAATCCGGATAAGTGCGAAGCATTTATTGTATTACGGGGAAAAGTACTGGTACTGGAATTTGACGATCATGGTCGAGTAACTTCCCATACCGTACTGGAAGCGAGGAAGGGTACCTATGGTGCTGAAATAGCGCCCCGCATCTTTCATTGTATCATCCCACTGGAAGAAGGAACAGTCGTATATGAAGTAAAGGATGGTCCGTATTCTCCCCTGAATGATAAGAATTTTGCAGAATGGGCACCTGAAGAAGGGACGGAAGGATGTAAGGAATACCAGGAAAACCTGATCAGAAAATACGGGAAAAATTAA